In Gemmatimonadaceae bacterium, the genomic window GAGTTCGCGGCGCAGTTCGCGCATCTCGGCGCGCTGCTGCGCGATCTGCTCGCCGAGCAGCCCCGTGGCAAAGAAGACGGAGCCGAGGAGCAGACACGTCTGGATGAGCGTCCAGACCCAGCGCTGCCCTTCGCCGGTCGCAGCGAGCCACCCGAGCGCGGTGATGCCGGCGAGGAAGCCCACGCCGAAGAGCGCGGCGCCGAGCATGCCGAAGGCCAGCAACGGCTTCTGGCCAAAGCGCAGCTCGAACCACACCGCGACCATGTCGAGCACGCCCACCGGAATGCGCGACAGGCCGAACTTGGAGCGGCCGCTGTGTCGCGGGTAGAGCGGGATCGGGACTTCGGTGACCGTGAAGCCCTGCGCGGCGGCCATGACGATCATGTAGCGGTGGAAGTCGGGGCGCATGGGCAGCGCCGCCATGATCTCCCGCCGATAGGCCTTCACGTTGTTCAGGTCGCGCACCGGCACGTGAAAGAGTGTGCGACTCAGGCCGTTGTAGATGCGCGATACGAAGGCCTTCTCGTACTTCCCCTGCTTGTAGCCGGTGACCATGTCCGACTCACCGGCCAGGATGGGCCCCACCAGGCTCGGGATATCTTCCGGCTTGAACTGCAGATCGGCCGGGTAGAAGACGAGCACCTGCCCCTGGGCGTGGAGATAGCCCGTGCGCAGCGCCTCGGCGATGCCGCGCTGGGCGCGATGGCGCACCGGGCGGAGGAAGTCGAAGCGCGTGCGGAGCTGCTGCAGCAGCGCCCAGCTGCCGTCGGTCGAGCCATCGTCCACGACCACCACTTCGTAGCGGGCGGACTGCGCGCGGATCATCGCCTCGCACAGCTCGAGGAAGAGCGCGAGGTTCCCCGCCTCATCCTTGGCGGGGACCAGCACGCTCACGTCGACGAGGGGCGCCTGCGGCTGACGGGGCGTAGTGCGGAGGGGTCGGGTACTCACGGCCATGCAGAAGGGTACACGGTCGCGGCGGGCTCCGCGACTGCGGCGCCCGCGCGGACGCCGCCCGTCAGACGCGCTTGCGCATCCGGGCGGGGAGGACGCCCAGCTGGTCGCGATACTTGGCCACCGTACG contains:
- a CDS encoding glycosyltransferase, with product MSTRPLRTTPRQPQAPLVDVSVLVPAKDEAGNLALFLELCEAMIRAQSARYEVVVVDDGSTDGSWALLQQLRTRFDFLRPVRHRAQRGIAEALRTGYLHAQGQVLVFYPADLQFKPEDIPSLVGPILAGESDMVTGYKQGKYEKAFVSRIYNGLSRTLFHVPVRDLNNVKAYRREIMAALPMRPDFHRYMIVMAAAQGFTVTEVPIPLYPRHSGRSKFGLSRIPVGVLDMVAVWFELRFGQKPLLAFGMLGAALFGVGFLAGITALGWLAATGEGQRWVWTLIQTCLLLGSVFFATGLLGEQIAQQRAEMRELRRELDELATRAADADSLDAGTVDPR